A DNA window from Phragmites australis chromosome 11, lpPhrAust1.1, whole genome shotgun sequence contains the following coding sequences:
- the LOC133884421 gene encoding conserved oligomeric Golgi complex subunit 5-like, whose product MAAPTPTTPRLLSPTSKDLLAAASFPSPPSSADPASPLDAFASDPVLSAFLSPSFSPSDFSSAALSSGLAASRAEQLQDAIRLLRRHLRAEVLRRHPLLLSHLLSLRSASTSLSSLPSHLRLLSSHLSLLSSHLSAPRSHLALSSASLSSLLATADLLLHSHRLVRLSSRLLSSSPAPDLARQAELHREIRLLYEEKNLAGINAVDEEMRKVDAAASKLRTEASAVIDRGVAESNQNDVWCGLQVYYNLGELKPAVEGLVNKYKAAGAKSVAVALDMKAISMAAGGGGGPGGVQRSGTPQIGGSKKAAEALWERMRQCMEELHRVVSAAWQLQTVLTKKRVPFTQMLFLEEVWQDGEPLLTERVWDAIVKAFANQMKSTFTASSFVKEIFTLGYPRLFSMVENLLERISRDTDVKGTLPALTPEGKGHMISAIEIFQTAFLALCHSRLSDYINSIFPMSNRGTIPSKDQISRLVSRIQEEIEVVRTHGHLLVLVLREIGKILLLLAQRAEYQISTGPEARQVTGTSTPAQLKNFALCLHLQEVHTRISSVLSTLPNVASEVLCPSLGAIYGVACDSVTSLFQAMLDRLESCILKMHEQDFAGHGMDAAMDNNASAYMEELQKCAVHYRSEFLSKLLPSSSSRSETICTIMVRRMASRILIFFIRHASLVRPLSEAGKLRMARDMAELELAIGQNLFPVEQLGAPYRALRAFRPVLFLETSQLEKYPLLQDLPPSVILHHLYSRGPDELQSPLQRNKLTPLQYSLWLDSQGEDQIWKGVKATLDDYGTRVRSRGDKEFSPVYPLMLQIGAALSQATT is encoded by the exons ATGGCCGCGCCGACGCCCACCACCCCGCGCCTCCTCTCGCCGACCTCCAAGGACCTCCTCGCCGCGGCCTCCTTCCCCTcgccgccctcctccgccgACCCGGCCTCCCCGCTCGACGCCTTCGCCTCCGATCCCGTCCTCTCCGCCTTCCTTTCCCCGTCCTTCTCCCCCTCCGACTTCTCCTCCGCCGCGCTCTCCTCCGGCCTCGCCGCCTCCCGCGCCGAGCAGCTCCAGGACGCcatccgcctcctccgccgccacctccgcgcCGAGGTGCTCCGCCGCCACCCGCTCCTCCTCTCCCACCTCCTTTCCCTCCGTTCCGCCTCCACGTcgctctcctccctcccttcccacctccgcctcctctcctcccatCTCTCACTCCTCTCCTCCCACCTCTCAGCCCCGCGCTCCCACCTCGCGCTCTCCTCCGCCTCCCTCTCCAGCCTCCTCGCCaccgccgacctcctcctccactcccACCGCCTGGTCCGCCTCTCCTCCCGACTCCTATCATCCTCCCCTGCGCCTGACCTAGCTCGCCAGGCAGAGCTCCACCGCGAGATCCGCCTCCTCTACGAGGAGAAGAACCTCGCCGGGATCAATGCCGTTGACGAGGAGATGCGCAAGGTCGATGCCGCCGCCTCCAAGCTACGCACAGAGGCCAGCGCTGTTATCGATCGTGGTGTTGCGGAGTCCAACCAGAACGACGTGTGGTGCGGGCTGCAGGTTTACTACAATCTTGGGGAGTTGAAGCCGGCTGTGGAGGGGCTTGTAAACAAGTACAAGGCAGCAGGTGCGAAGAGTGTGGCTGTGGCGCTGGACATGAAGGCGATATCGATGGCTgctggcggtggaggtggcCCTGGAGGGGTGCAGAGGAGCGGTACGCCGCAGATTGGTGGGAGTAAGAAGGCTGCAGAAGCACTGTGGGAAAGGATGAGGCAGTGCATGGAGGAGCTGCACCGAGTGGTCAGCGCTGCTTGGCAGCTGCAGACTGTGCTCACCAAGAAGCGCGTGCCATTCACGCAAATGCTGTTCCTTGAGGAGGTTTGGCAG GATGGTGAGCCTCTGTTAACAGAGAGAGTTTGGGATGCAATTGTCAAGGCCTTCGCAAATCAAATGAAATCTACCTTTACGGCGTCAAGCTTTGTGAAGGAAATATTCACTCTTGGGTATCCAAGACTGTTTTCAATGGTTGAGAACCTTCTTGAGAGGATTTCAAGAGATACTGATGTAAAGGGTACCCTTCCAGCTCTCACTCCTGAAGGAAAAGGTCACATGATTTCAGCCATTGAGATATTCCAGACAGCCTTTTTGGCTCTTTGTCATAGTCGCCTATCTGATTATATCAATAGCATATTTCCAATGTCAAACCGTGGAACCATACCTTCGAAGGACCAAATCTCAAGGCTAGTTTCTCGCATACAAGAGGAAATTGAAGTTGTGAGAACTCACGGGCatttgcttgttcttgttctacGTGAAATTGGAAAGATCTTGCTTCTTTTAGCACAGAGAGCTGAATATCAG ATCTCCACTGGCCCCGAAGCCCGCCAAGTTACCGGCACATCGACTCCAGCCCAACTCAAAAACTTTGCTCTGTGTCTCCACCTTCAGGAGGTTCACACACGCATTTCTAGCGTCTTGTCAACACTCCCAAATGTTGCTTCTGAAGTTCTTTGCCCCTCCCTCGGTGCCATTTACGGTGTTGCTTGTGATTCAGTGACCTCCCTGTTCCAAGCAATGCTTGATCGTCTTGAGTCGTGCATCCTGAAAATGCACGAGCAGGACTTTGCAGGCCATGGAATGGATGCAGCGATGGATAACAATGCATCAGCTTACATGGAGGAGCTTCAGAAATGTGCTGTCCACTACCGCAGCGAGTTCTTATCGAAGCTTTTGCCTTCATCATCCTCCCGTTCAGAAACCATTTGCACCATCATGGTTAGAAGGATGGCCTCAAGGATCCTAATATTCTTCATAAGGCATGCTTCTCTTGTCAGGCCACTCTCAGAAGCAGGGAAGTTGAGAATGGCGCGGGACATGGCCGAGCTGGAGCTTGCCATTGGTCAGAATCTGTTTCCAGTGGAGCAGCTGGGTGCACCATACCGTGCATTACGTGCATTCCGTCCTGTCCTGTTCCTGGAAACATCTCAGCTTGAGAAGTATCCACTCCTTCAGGACTTGCCACCGAGCGTGATCCTCCACCATCTGTATTCTCGAGGGCCTGATGAACTGCAGTCACCTTTGCAGCGCAACAAGCTCACCCCATTGCAGTATTCTCTGTGGCTTGACTCGCAAGGTGAGGATCAGATATGGAAGGGGGTTAAGGCGACCCTGGATGACTACGGGACGAGGGTCAGGTCCCGTGGAGACAAGGAGTTCAGTCCAGTGTATCCTCTCATGCTTCAAATTGGAGCTGCATTGTCTCAGGCCACGACCTAA
- the LOC133885252 gene encoding probable methyltransferase PMT7 isoform X2, with protein MGRWWSPAAAAVEPRSVQLLLLGVALVAASFYAGTLFGSSASPALVLPPSGARLPDSSMSQDAPMFTNRVSHTYRTKPVSVPDYGVDVCPLEYNEYVPCHDAAYISSLKNLDRSKHEDLESICPPQEKRLFCLVPPPNDYKIPIRWPTSRDYVWHSNVNHSHLAEVKGGQNWVHDKGKLWWFPGGGTHFKHGASEYIERLGNMTTNSTGDLRSAGVVQVLDVGCGVASFSAYLLPLDIQTMSFAPKDGHENQIQFALERGIGAMISVLATKQLPYPGNSFEMVHCSRCRVDWHENDGILLKEVDRLLRPNGYFVYSAPPAYRKDKDFPVIWEKLVNITTAMCWKLIAKHVQTAIWVKPEVESCRQKNADMKLLNICEANDNVSPSWKIPLMNCVRLNKDKSEIQKLPSRPDRLSFYFKSLEMIGVKPERFEKNNQFWKNQVHKYWLFLGVEKTSIRNVMDMNANYGGFAAALSNDPVWIMNIVPHTMSNTLPVIYDRGLLGSYHDWCEPFSTYPRSYDLLHVFHLFSHYEGRKEDCSLEDIMLEMDRIIRPRGFIIIRDEKNTLSRIIDLAPKFLWDVTTHMLENEENGTEKVLICRKKFWAIG; from the exons ATGGGACGGTGGTGGtcgccggccgcggccgcggtggAGCCGCGGTCGGTGCAGCTCCTGCTCCTGGGCGTCGCCCTCGTCGCCGCGTCCTTCTACGCCGGCACCCTCTTCGGCTCGTCCGCCTCCCCCGCGCTCGTACTGCCCCCTTCCGGCGCCCGATTGCCCGATTCCTCCATGTCCCAAG ATGCTCCAATGTTTACAAACAGAGTTTCTCATACTTACCGGACGAAACCAGTCTCAGTTCCAGATTATGGAGTTGATGTTTGTCCTTTGGAATACAATGAGTACGTCCCCTGCCATGATGCGGCCTATATAAGCAGCTTAAAGAACCTAGATAGATCTAAGCATGAGGATCTTGAAAGTATTTGTCCTCCACAAGAGAAACGCTTGTTTTGTTTGGTGCCCCCACCAAATGACTACAAGATACCAATAAGATGGCCAACAAGTCGAGACTATGTGTGGCATAGTAATGTCAATCATTCACATCTTGCTGAGGTCAAAGGAGGACAGAACTGGGTGCATGACAAGGGCAAGCTTTGGTGGTTTCCTGGAGGTGGCACTCACTTCAAACATGGTGCATCAGAGTACATAGAGAG GCTAGGAAATATGACAACAAATAGTACTGGTGATCTCCGTTCGGCAGGAGTAGTCCAAGTTTTGGATGTTGGATGTGGTGTTGCCAGCTTTTCTGCTTATCTTCTTCCTCTAGACATTCAAACTATGTCATTTGCCCCAAAAGATGGCCATGAGAATCAAATCCAGTTTGCCTTAGAACGTGGGATTGGTGCAATGATCTCTGTATTAGCCACAAAGCAATTACCTTATCCTGGAAATTCATTTGAAATGGTTCACTGCTCCCGATGTCGTGTTGATTGGCATGAAAATG ATGGAATATTGCTCAAAGAGGTAGACCGGCTTTTGCGACCTAATGGATATTTTGTATACTCTGCTCCACCAGCTTATAGAAAAGATAAGGACTTTCCTGTTATTTGGGAGAAGCTTGTTAATATTACAACAGCAATGTGTTGGAAGCTTATTGCTAAGCATGTTCAGACTGCTATTTGGGTTAAACCCGAAGTTGAATCCTGCAGACAGAAAAATGCTGATATGAAGCTACTGAATATTTGCGAAGCCAATGACAATGTTTCACCATCATGGAAAATCCCATTAATGAACTGCGTGAGGCTCAACAAGGACAAATCTGAGATTCAGAAATTGCCTTCCAGACCTGACCGCCTATCGTTTTATTTCAAGAGTTTGGAGATGATAG GAGTTAAGCCAGAGAGGTTTGAGAAGAATAACCAGTTCTGGAAGAACCAGGTTCACAAGTATTGGTTATTTCTTGGTGTTGAAAAGACTAGCATCCGAAATGTCATGGACATGAATGCTAATTATGGCGGATTTGCTGCAGCACTAAGCAATGATCCTGTCTGGATTATGAATATAGTACCCCATACCATGAGCAACACATTGCCAGTTATCTATGACCGTGGGTTGCTCGGTTCTTACCATGACTG GTGTGAGCCATTCTCAACATATCCTAGGTCCTATGATTTGCTGCATGTTTTCCACCTCTTTTCACATTATGAAGGTCGCAAGGAAGATTGTTCGTTGGAAGATATCATGTTAGAAATGGATCGCATCATTCGCCCCCGG GGTTTCATCATTATTAGAGATGAGAAGAACACTCTCTCAAGAATCATTGATCTTGCACCGAAGTTCCTTTGGGATGTTACCACACATATGCTGGAAAATGAGGAAAACGGAACAGAGAAAGTTCTGATTTGCAGGAAGAAATTCTGGGCTATAGGTTGA
- the LOC133885252 gene encoding probable methyltransferase PMT7 isoform X1, translating into MGRWWSPAAAAVEPRSVQLLLLGVALVAASFYAGTLFGSSASPALVLPPSGARLPDSSMSQVADAPMFTNRVSHTYRTKPVSVPDYGVDVCPLEYNEYVPCHDAAYISSLKNLDRSKHEDLESICPPQEKRLFCLVPPPNDYKIPIRWPTSRDYVWHSNVNHSHLAEVKGGQNWVHDKGKLWWFPGGGTHFKHGASEYIERLGNMTTNSTGDLRSAGVVQVLDVGCGVASFSAYLLPLDIQTMSFAPKDGHENQIQFALERGIGAMISVLATKQLPYPGNSFEMVHCSRCRVDWHENDGILLKEVDRLLRPNGYFVYSAPPAYRKDKDFPVIWEKLVNITTAMCWKLIAKHVQTAIWVKPEVESCRQKNADMKLLNICEANDNVSPSWKIPLMNCVRLNKDKSEIQKLPSRPDRLSFYFKSLEMIGVKPERFEKNNQFWKNQVHKYWLFLGVEKTSIRNVMDMNANYGGFAAALSNDPVWIMNIVPHTMSNTLPVIYDRGLLGSYHDWCEPFSTYPRSYDLLHVFHLFSHYEGRKEDCSLEDIMLEMDRIIRPRGFIIIRDEKNTLSRIIDLAPKFLWDVTTHMLENEENGTEKVLICRKKFWAIG; encoded by the exons ATGGGACGGTGGTGGtcgccggccgcggccgcggtggAGCCGCGGTCGGTGCAGCTCCTGCTCCTGGGCGTCGCCCTCGTCGCCGCGTCCTTCTACGCCGGCACCCTCTTCGGCTCGTCCGCCTCCCCCGCGCTCGTACTGCCCCCTTCCGGCGCCCGATTGCCCGATTCCTCCATGTCCCAAG TTGCAGATGCTCCAATGTTTACAAACAGAGTTTCTCATACTTACCGGACGAAACCAGTCTCAGTTCCAGATTATGGAGTTGATGTTTGTCCTTTGGAATACAATGAGTACGTCCCCTGCCATGATGCGGCCTATATAAGCAGCTTAAAGAACCTAGATAGATCTAAGCATGAGGATCTTGAAAGTATTTGTCCTCCACAAGAGAAACGCTTGTTTTGTTTGGTGCCCCCACCAAATGACTACAAGATACCAATAAGATGGCCAACAAGTCGAGACTATGTGTGGCATAGTAATGTCAATCATTCACATCTTGCTGAGGTCAAAGGAGGACAGAACTGGGTGCATGACAAGGGCAAGCTTTGGTGGTTTCCTGGAGGTGGCACTCACTTCAAACATGGTGCATCAGAGTACATAGAGAG GCTAGGAAATATGACAACAAATAGTACTGGTGATCTCCGTTCGGCAGGAGTAGTCCAAGTTTTGGATGTTGGATGTGGTGTTGCCAGCTTTTCTGCTTATCTTCTTCCTCTAGACATTCAAACTATGTCATTTGCCCCAAAAGATGGCCATGAGAATCAAATCCAGTTTGCCTTAGAACGTGGGATTGGTGCAATGATCTCTGTATTAGCCACAAAGCAATTACCTTATCCTGGAAATTCATTTGAAATGGTTCACTGCTCCCGATGTCGTGTTGATTGGCATGAAAATG ATGGAATATTGCTCAAAGAGGTAGACCGGCTTTTGCGACCTAATGGATATTTTGTATACTCTGCTCCACCAGCTTATAGAAAAGATAAGGACTTTCCTGTTATTTGGGAGAAGCTTGTTAATATTACAACAGCAATGTGTTGGAAGCTTATTGCTAAGCATGTTCAGACTGCTATTTGGGTTAAACCCGAAGTTGAATCCTGCAGACAGAAAAATGCTGATATGAAGCTACTGAATATTTGCGAAGCCAATGACAATGTTTCACCATCATGGAAAATCCCATTAATGAACTGCGTGAGGCTCAACAAGGACAAATCTGAGATTCAGAAATTGCCTTCCAGACCTGACCGCCTATCGTTTTATTTCAAGAGTTTGGAGATGATAG GAGTTAAGCCAGAGAGGTTTGAGAAGAATAACCAGTTCTGGAAGAACCAGGTTCACAAGTATTGGTTATTTCTTGGTGTTGAAAAGACTAGCATCCGAAATGTCATGGACATGAATGCTAATTATGGCGGATTTGCTGCAGCACTAAGCAATGATCCTGTCTGGATTATGAATATAGTACCCCATACCATGAGCAACACATTGCCAGTTATCTATGACCGTGGGTTGCTCGGTTCTTACCATGACTG GTGTGAGCCATTCTCAACATATCCTAGGTCCTATGATTTGCTGCATGTTTTCCACCTCTTTTCACATTATGAAGGTCGCAAGGAAGATTGTTCGTTGGAAGATATCATGTTAGAAATGGATCGCATCATTCGCCCCCGG GGTTTCATCATTATTAGAGATGAGAAGAACACTCTCTCAAGAATCATTGATCTTGCACCGAAGTTCCTTTGGGATGTTACCACACATATGCTGGAAAATGAGGAAAACGGAACAGAGAAAGTTCTGATTTGCAGGAAGAAATTCTGGGCTATAGGTTGA